In Theobroma cacao cultivar B97-61/B2 chromosome 7, Criollo_cocoa_genome_V2, whole genome shotgun sequence, the genomic window ACAAGAAGTCAATGAATGAGAACAAGTCCAAGGAACAGGAAGAAGGTTTGAAGGCATTGCAAGCGACAGTAAGCAGACTGGAGAAAGAAGTCAGTGATCTGCGTGAGCAAGCAGGGATCCAACAGCATGCTGTTGAGACAAAGCCTCAAAACACAAACTCGGCTGATCCGAAACCAAAGATATGATTCCAGTCTTCATGATGAAGGAATTCATCAGTAGCCATCTTTTGTGGATGATTTAAAAGTTCCTGGTGTCAAGGTCTTAGGAGAATCCTGATTAGAAAGAATATCAAGTATGATCGGCACAATAATTGATCTTTTGTGtgaaatttttcttgtttccgACATGTTTGTTTAGTTACAAGGCAATCTTCAAGTCAGGGTGAACTCTGTCGAggatgaaaatatttgtgaatGTACTAATGCCTTCATGGCATAAAGTTTACGGTTTAATCAGAACATTAAAGCAACTTTTCCAGATTTCCTCAACTCTTATCGCTTTTCCTGAATGTAGAGATAGTGATTAATCAATGGCTGAGTTAACCTTTATTCTGGGTTATGAAAAAGGAAGTGATGCTTCCTTCTTGCTTGGaaacataaaaacatgattattAATAGATATTCAtttgtattttgttttctaaagGAAGCCAACCAATTGGTTACATTGCGCAATCAATGACCTTCAATTCGATAAGATAGAGTTTTTGTTGGGGGATAAACCAGAATCTATATTTGTTAGATTGTTGGATCAACACTGCTACTCATCTATGTTACAAGTTATTAGCTCATCATTGTGTAATGATAAATTTTCCCTTAAATAATTTGCAGCATGGTAAACAAAGAGAGGATAGAAGGGGGGAGGTACGAGGAAGGAATTTTAGATGATTGGTACTTTATGTAAAGGCTGTCTTTGCCTTCTGTTAAGAAGAAGCATGGTGGTAATAACTAAAGTACTAAACAGTTTCAACCTCATGATCCTTTGGTTTTCTAATTGCATGCTTTTCTTTCTCATGCATGTTGCATCTGATACCTTGCCTCAATGATTTTTTACTTTGCTACATGCTTCGCTTTCCTTATAAAAGAAGCAAAGCTTTTAGCAGGAATCTTCAAATACCTTTTCATTTCTGCTCTCATTCACAATTGCTGTTTGTTATCTTCTTGGCTTTTCTGTTGTTTCTCTCTTCAAGGCAGTTTGGTTTACTCTTAGCCACGAACGGCAGGTAAATACCCTTCTTCTAAATCATTGCTTGAATGCAGGTTTACGTATTTATCCATGGAGATAAGTTCTACTCCATTTGTTCTATATGTTCTTGTtgacttcttttcttttatctttagGAGTTCTGTTTTTACATGATATTCTCTAATACAACTACTTTTCGTAGCTATGAAGATGCTGATAATTGTGTGCTGGAGATCAGTAGGACTTTTCTAATTCATTAGAACAAACCTGATTATCCTCTTCTAGTTGTGCTATTTGGAATTAAATGACATTTCATTCGCAATAGATTTGATTCAATGTAACTTAATGCATGGAATGAAACTTGATTATCATGCTAGTAGTAAggattgtttttcttttcaggtAATACCGGATATGCATAACCCTCCAAATCCAGGCTAATTTTCTGAAAGCCTTTCTTTTCAGTTTGCCTGCAGCAGTTGCTAATTAACCCATAGTATAATGACAATTAGTAGAGTTTCTTGATTGGCAGACATTGACAAAgcattttaatgttttaacTGCATACACATAATGCAGAATCATGGGTACAGAGATGTAGACATTGTGATGTACTCTAGTCTCTTCCATTGTCataatctttttaattatgttttctGTATCTGATCAACTTACAGTCATGTATCATTACCTCCATGACTAGAATTTTTTAACTGGAATTTCTAAAGATTGTTCgtaaacataaatatttagaaataaCCAACTAAAGATAGAGTTTGTTTGTATTAGTACATCTTTACCAGTTCTGGAAAGCTGCATTCTGAGCTACTATTTGCTTACTAGTGCATTTCAGGTATTCTTCAGTTACTCGCCTATGGCTTTGTTCTACCCAGTTTTTGGAAGTCTGAAGATAATCTTTGGCCCTTTTGAACAATGTTTGaactgtaaaaaaaattttgaggaaaataTGAAGATGATGAAACGACTGTCGGAAGAGTTAGACAGTCTTAAGGAAGATATTGAACTGAGAATAAGTGCAGAGTGTCATGCTGGGACAATGCAAACAGAAGAAGTCAAAAACTGGCTAGAGGATGTCCAGAGGATCAAAAGTGAAACTGAAGTCATCGAACAGAAGGCGGGAGATAAGAAATTCCTCTCAGGTGCATTCCTAGGAAAGAAGGTTGAGGTTAAGGTTGTGGAACTCAAGGCATTTCTTAAGAAAGGTAAAACCTTTCTTGGCTTGGTAAAGTATTTCAGGTACATTATTATTGGTGGTGGAGTTGCAGCAGGATATGCAGCTAGGGAGTTTGATAGGCAGGGCCTTAAGCCAGGGGAGTTGGCAATTATTTCCAAAGAGGCTGTGGCTCCTTATGAACGTCCTGCACTGAGCAAGGGATATCTAAATCCTAAGGGAGCTGCAAGACTGCCTGAGTTCCATGTCTGTGTTGGAAGTGgaggagagagattgcttccTGGGTGgtataaagaaaaaggaattcaaTTGTTCCTTAGTACAGAAATAGTGAAAGTAAATCTTGGTTCTAGGACTCTGATAAGTGCTGCGGGAGAAACCTTTAAGTATCAGACTTTGATAATTGCAACTGGTTCCACAGTAATAAGGTTGACAGATTTCAAGATAGAAGGAGCTGATGCCAAGAACATCTTCTACCTGAGAGAACTTGAAGATGCTGATGAACTTGCAGAATCaatgaaaacaaagaagaatgGAAAGGCTGTGATTGTTGGAGGAGGATACATTGGTCTTGAAGTTGGAGCAGCTATGAGAATCAACAATTTTGATGTCAGCATGATTTACCCTGAACCTTGGTGCATGCCTCGGCTTTTCACACCAGCTATAGCTGCTTTTTATGAAAGTTATTATGCAAATAAAGGAATCAAAATTATCAAGGGAACAGTGGCAGTTGGCTTCAACGCTAATCCCAATGGAGAGGTGACAGGAGTGAAACTTAACAATGGCAGGGTGCTTGAAGCTGACATTGTTGTTGTTGGTGTTGGGGCAAGACCCCTTACCACATTGTTCAAAGGGCAGGTTGAAGAGGAGAAAGGTGGAATCAAAACCGATAAATTCTTCAAGACAAGCATGCCTGGTGTGTATGCTGTGGGAGATGTGGCTGCCTTCCCAATTAAACTGTATAATGAGGTGAGGAGAGTTGAGCATGTTGACCATGCCCGCAAATCTGCTGAGCAGGCTGTCAAGGCTATCAAGGCAAGTGAAACAGGGAAAGAAATCGAAGAGTATGATTACCTTCCATACTTTTACTCTCGTTCCTTTAACCTGTCATGGCAGTTCTATGGAGACAATGTTGGTGACACTGTGCTATTCGGAGACAACAATCCATCATCACCAAAGCCTAAGTTTGGGTCTTTCTGGATCAAAGATGGAAAGGTGGTAGGAGCTTTCCTAGAGGGTGGAACCCCTGAAGAGAACAAGGCTATGGCAAAAATTGCTAGGCTCCAACCTCGAGTTGAGAACGTAGATCAACTGAAAAAGGAAGGTCTTGCCTTTGCCAGTAagatttaaaaatgttttcgTTGTAAATGGGACAAATTCATGTGTGTTTTGGGCCTCTAATTGACCTGTATATGCAACTAATGACTTGTATTTGCATTGCTTGTTTAATATTATGCAACTTTCTGTATATGGGACCAACATTCATTCCCTTGCGGCTTAACAAGCATTTAAGCTAAATGTCTGCCAGTGCCAGTCTGTGCCTgaacaaacaaaataagagATAATAGTAGGTCCTCGACTGTCGACAGGGTTTCATCTTTAAGaataataacatatttttcttctattcATAGTGGAGATAACCGAAAGatataaagaaagagaaaaaagaatgaaagaaagaaaagaaccTGCACATTGATATAGATTTTCTAGAATATATGGTGTTAATGATAAATATCTGCACAGGAAGGCTTGAGAACTGAACGATGTTCTTGTACAAAGAATTTCCATCTTTCCTCATTGTGGACATAAGATGGTTCTTACATTTT contains:
- the LOC18593828 gene encoding monodehydroascorbate reductase, seedling isozyme; the encoded protein is MALFYPVFGSLKIIFGPFEQCLNCKKNFEENMKMMKRLSEELDSLKEDIELRISAECHAGTMQTEEVKNWLEDVQRIKSETEVIEQKAGDKKFLSGAFLGKKVEVKVVELKAFLKKGKTFLGLVKYFRYIIIGGGVAAGYAAREFDRQGLKPGELAIISKEAVAPYERPALSKGYLNPKGAARLPEFHVCVGSGGERLLPGWYKEKGIQLFLSTEIVKVNLGSRTLISAAGETFKYQTLIIATGSTVIRLTDFKIEGADAKNIFYLRELEDADELAESMKTKKNGKAVIVGGGYIGLEVGAAMRINNFDVSMIYPEPWCMPRLFTPAIAAFYESYYANKGIKIIKGTVAVGFNANPNGEVTGVKLNNGRVLEADIVVVGVGARPLTTLFKGQVEEEKGGIKTDKFFKTSMPGVYAVGDVAAFPIKLYNEVRRVEHVDHARKSAEQAVKAIKASETGKEIEEYDYLPYFYSRSFNLSWQFYGDNVGDTVLFGDNNPSSPKPKFGSFWIKDGKVVGAFLEGGTPEENKAMAKIARLQPRVENVDQLKKEGLAFASKI